Genomic window (Planctomycetota bacterium):
CGCGCCGCCGCGGGATCGGGCGTCCGGTCCAGGGCCAGGGATCCCCGGCGGAGGGCGATCGCCAGGACGGCCCAGACCCCGAAGTACGTCCCCGCGCGGGCGACGAAGAAAGGCGCGTTGAGATACGGGGTCCGATGGCGGACCAGTTCGTCCCCGCCGACCACCTCCGGCCGGCTCCAGGGATAGAGCGTCTCCAGGCCCCCGAGGAGCGGAAGGAAAAAAAGCGCCAGGATCGGCAGCGCCCCCGCGGCCGCTTCCTGGGGGCGCCGCACGAGCAGACCCCACGTCCCGCCCACAAGAAGGTGCAGCATCAGGACCGCCAGCGACCCCGCCGAGATCCCCGTCCAGAAAAGAAGCGCCACGAGGTACGCCGGAAAGAACGCCTCCGGAACCGTCACGGCCGCGGCCCCGCAAGCCGCCGCGCCGGCCAGGCCGGCCGCCGCCGCCCCGCGGATCAGGCGGTCCATCGCGTTTCCGGGATCCCGGCGCGTCTCGGTCACGGCGCCTCGAGCCTCCTTAGAACATCCGGCGGCACGTCCTCCCGCCGGGCGCCCTGGCTGAGCTGGAGCGCCCGCACATACGCCACGATTTCCCACCGCCGCCGCGGCGCGATCAGGTCGTCGTACGCGGGCATCGCCCCCACGCCGCGCGTGATCACCTCGAAGAAATGTCCGGGCGGCGCCCGCCGGAGGCGGTCGGTATGAAAGGAAGGAGGCGCCCGGAAGCCCCGCTGGACGATCATCCCCGCCCCCGTTCCCACCGCGTCGTGACACGGCGCGCAGAAGACGCCGTACCGCGCGCGGCCGCGCTCAAGCGCCGCGCGGTCCACCGGAAACGGGAAGACCGGCGAAAGCTCCCCGCCGAGCCGCCCGGTCTCCAGGAGGGCGTCTCCCGAACGCTCGCCCCGGGCCACCGTCCCGGCCGGCCGCGGTCGAGCCGACTGACCGTATTCGAAGAAGGCGTTCCGCCCGAGCGGCTTGAGCCGGCCCTCGTCCGTCATCGCCTGCTCGCAGGCGACCAGAAAGGCGAAGGCGACGACGCCAAGGCGGCGCGCGACCATTTATCGCTCCACGTCGTAGATCCCGACCGGGCGCAGCTCCGCCAGGAGCGTCCGGGTCCGGTCGGGATCGAAGCGGGGATCGTCCGCTTCCACGGACAGAAAGAACCGGTCCTGGCTGGCCAGCGCAAAGCGGGGGACGTTGAAGACGGGGTGATACGGCTGGGGCAGGCCGTTGAGGGCCAGCATGCCCAGGAGGGCGGACAGGCCCCCGAAGAGAATCGCAAGCTCAAAAGCGATGACGACGAAGGCCGGCCAGCTCGCCGTCGGACGCCCGCCGATGTTGAGCGGGTCATCGACGGCGGAGGCGAACACCTGCATGAAGAAGCCCCCCGCGGCGCCCGTGAGCCCCCCGGCCAGAACGACCCACGGAAGCCGCGTCCGATCCATGCCCAGCGCTTCCGCGAGCCCCTCCACGGGGAACGGCGCGTACGCCTCCACCTTCCGGTAGCCCTCCGCGTGGACCTTCCGCGCCGCCGCGAGAAGGTCCTCCTTCCGCTCGAACTCGGCGAGCACGCCGAAGAGCCCTCCCCGCCCCGTCATCCGCGCGCCTCCCCGGGCGCGGGCGGCACGAGCGCCCGCAGCTCGAACATGGAAATGGACGGCAGCAGCCGCACGAAGAGGTGAAAGAGCGTCAGGAAGAGGCCGATCGTTCCCGCGAACGTGGCCCAGTCCCACACGGTGGGGTAATACATGTGCCACGCCGAGGGGAGGTAATCGCGGTGGAGGCTCTGGACCACGATGACATAGCGCTCCAGCCACATTCCCACGTTGATGACGAGGGCCGCACCGAAGAGAGGCAGCGGCCGGCGCCGCACGGCCCGAAACCAGAGCGCCTGAGTCGCCAGCACGTTGCACGCGAGCGTCCCCCAGTACGCGGGGGCGTACGCGCCCCCGAGCCGGTCGGCCATCATGGCCGCCTCGTACCGGCTCCCGCCGTACCAGCTGAAGAAGGTTTCCATGAGATAGCCGTAGGCCACGACGAGTCCCGTCGCCAGCATCACCTTGCCCATGTTGTCGAGGTGACATTCCGTGATGAAATCCTCCAGCCCGTACGCCTTCCGCAGCGGCACGGCGAGCGTCACGACCATCGCGAAGCCCGAGAAGATCGCGCCGGCCACGAAATAGGGCGGGAAGACCGTGCTGTGCCAGCCCGGGAGGATCGAAATCGCGAAATCGAAGCTCACGACCGTATGGACCGAGACCACCAGAGGCGTCGCCAGCCCGGCCAGGAGGACGTACGCCGTTTCGTACCGCAGCCAGTGCCGGGCCGCGCCGCGCCAGCCCATGGCCAGGAAGCCGTAGACCGCGCGCGCGAACCGCCCCCGCGCCCGGTCGCGCATCGTCGCCAGGTCCGGGATCAGGCCCATGTACCAGAAAAGGAGCGACGTCAGCCCGTAGGTGAAAACCGCGAAGACGTCCCAGACGAGGGGACTCCGAAACTGCGGCCACAGGCCCATCGTGTTGGGATACGGGAACAGCCAGTACCAGAACTTCGGCCGCCCCAGATGCAGCAGGGGATACACCGCCGCGCAGGCGACCGCGAAGAGCGTCATGGCCTCCGCAAACCGGTTGATCGACGTCCTCCAGGACTGGCGCATCAGAAGCAGAATCGCCGAGATCAGCGTTCCCGCGTGGCCGATTCCGATCCACCAGACGAAATTGACGATCGCGAAGCCCCAGGAGACCGGGACGTTCACGCCCCAGATGCCGATCCCCGCCGAAAAGAGCAGGCCCACCGCGTAGAAGAACAGCAGCACAAGCGCCAGCCCCGCCGCCGCCCCCGCCGTCCAGCTCCGCGGCATCCGGCCCGAAAGGACGACGGCGCTGATCTTCTCCGTGACGGACGCGTACGTGTGGCCGGGCCGGACGACGGGCGGTCGCGGGGTCACGGCGAAAGCTCCGGATTGGGATTCACGAGCCGCGCCAGGTACGTCGTGCGCGGCCGGGTGTTGAGTTCCGCCAGGACCCCGTAGTTCAGCGGCGACCGCTTCCGCCGGGACACTTCCGTCTCCGGATCGCCCGCGTCGCCGAAGACGATCGCCCGCGTGGGACAGGCGGCCTGGCAGGCCGTGACCACCTCGCCGTCGCGGATCCGGCGGCCCTCCTTGCGGGCCTCGATTCGCGCCCGGTTGATCCGCTGGACGCAATAGGTGCACTTCTCCATAACCCCGCGGCTCCGGACGGTGACGTCGGGATTCCAGAGGAGCTGGAGGACCGGCGTGCGCGTGTCCGCGTACTGAAAGAAGTTGAAGCGGCGCACCTTGTAGGGGCAGTTGTTGGAGCAGTAGCGCGTCCCGATGCACCGGTTGTAGGTCATCTCGTTGAGCCCTTCCCCGCTGTGGCTCGTGGCCGCCACGGGGCAGACGACCTCGCAGGGGGCCTTCTCGCAGTGCTGGCAGAGCATCGGCTGGAAGTGCATCCGCGGGTTCTCGGGCGACCCTTCGTAGTAGAGGTCGATGCGGAGCCAGTGCATCTCCCGGCTGCGCCGGACCTCCTCCGGCCCCACCGCGGGAACGTTGTTTTCCGCCTGGCAGGCGACCACGCAGGCGTTGCAGCCCGTGCAGGCGCTGAGATTGATCGCCATCCCCCACGCGTAGGGCTCGCTTTGGAACTCCGGATACAGGGATTCCTCCGGTCCCGGAGCCGGCGCGGCTTCCCGCGCGAAGTCCGGATTCCGCCGGAACTCCTCGAGGGTCGCGCGCCGCACGATCGGCCGCCCGTGAAGAAGGTGGTGGCCCTGCGTCGTCGCCGGGGCAACGCGGGCGCCCGTCCTGCGGAGCTCGAGGTCCGCCCCCACCCACGGGGCCTCGGACGTCCGGAGGACATAGGCGCTGAACCCCCGGCCCGTGCCGACGCGTCCCGCCCGGCGCCGCCCGAATCCCAGATGAAGCGTCACCGTCCCCTCGGGATGGCCCGGCTGGACCCACACCGGACCCGTCACGGCGCGCCCTCCCCGGCGAAGCTCCACGACGTCCCCCGAAGAAAGCCCGAACCGCCACGCCGTGGCCGGCCCGACGACGGCGGGGTTCTCCCAGGTAAGCTTGGAAATCGGCTTCGGAAGCTCCTGAAGCCAGGCGTTCGCGGCGAACCGCCCGTCCCACACCGACGGATCGGGACGGAAGACGACCTCGAGCCCGGAGCCGCTCCGCGCCGCGACGCCGGGGACGAAATCCTCCCTCGGACGGACGTCGCGCGGCGCGGCCGCCGTTCCCGGCACCACGCCCTTCTCGAGCGCGGCGCGCCAGCGTTCCTCGAACGCGTCCGGCCCCCACCGCGCGCGCCATGCGGCCCGGACCCGGTCGTAACCGGACGGAGCCGGCCGCGCCCGAAGGGCCGCCACCACCTCGAGCGCCGAACGGCCGCCGGTGAGAGGCGAAATCAGCGGCTGCTGGATCGTCGCGGTGCCGTCGAACGCCCGCGCGTCGCCCCACGTCTCCAGCGGATGCGCCTCCGGAAGGTGCCAGAGACAATGAGCCGAGGTCTCGTCCTCGTAAACTCCCAGACGGACGCTGAACGGAACGCGCCTCAGGGCTTCGGCGAAGTCGAGGTCCGCGGGAGCGTTGTAGACGGGATTTCCTCCGAGAAGGACGAGCACCTCCACGCGTCCCGCGCGCATTTCCTCGACGAGCCTCCCCAGCGCTTCGGGACCCCGGTCGAAAGGCCGCTCGGGCGCCTCGATGTAGTTCACCGTGCGTCCCCGATTCCCCAGCCGGACGTTGAGGAGGTGAACGAGCGCGTGTACCTCCGGCGGCTGCGAAGGACCGGCCAGGAGAACGCACGCCCCCGCCCGGCGGCGCAGGTCCCGGGCGATCGCGCGCACCTCGTTCGAGGCGGCGTCGCCGTCCCCCTCGGCCGGGCCCAGCTGCGCCGCCAGCGCCGCGGCGAAGCCGGCGATGTCGCGCGCCCGCAGCGGAAAGCGGTGATCGGCCGCCGCCCCCGTGCCGGTCGGGGTGCTTTCGAGGACGTACAGCCGGTTGAATCTTTCGGGAGCGTGCCGGCGGGCCATGAAGTCGCGGGCGTACCGGACGGGATGGGCGCCCCCCGTCAGGAAGTCCGCGTCGAGCGAGACGACCACGTCCGCCCGAAGAAAGTCATAGACCGGCGCGACCTCCTGGCCGAAGGCGAGCCGCAGGCCCTGCCGGGCCGCTTCATCCTCCGCGGGTTCGTAGGCATACCAGCGGGCTTCGGGAAATTCGCGCCGCAGCTCCTCGATTTCGGCCGCCAGCGTGGGAGACGTCGTCTGCTCGCTCAGAAGGCGCAGCCCCCGCCCCCCGCGGGCGCGCTGGGCCTCCAGGGCCGCCCCCGCCTCCTCCAGAAACGCCGACCAGGTGCCGATCTGGCCCCGCCGGAGCGCCGCCTGGGAGCGCTCCGGGTCGTACAGGGACAGAAGCGACGCCTGGGCGAACGCGTCCGTGGCGCCGAGGCTGGCCGGATGGTCCGGATTGCCTTCGACTTTGGTGGGACGCCCCAGGTGGCTTTCCACCAGAACGCCGAGGGCGCGCCCGTGAAGCGTCAGCGCCGTGGCGAAAAAGAGAGGCTTCCCCGGAAGGAACGCCTCGGGCGGGTGGACGTACGGAAGGATCGGTTCCGAAGGGGGCTTCCCGCACCCCGCCGTCCCGGCCAGGGCGAACGACGCCCCCAGGAAGGCGAGGAACTCCCGCCGGCGCGGGCCGCCCTCGGGGTCCGGAATGAACTCCCGCCCCTCGGGCCGCCCGGCCCGCTCGTCGAACGTCCTCCAGAACACCGGACCGCGCGGATCGTCGCTCATCGGTGACAGACCGAGCAATCCCGGGGCTTGCGGATTCCGTACTCACGAACCAGCGCCCGGCCGCGGGCCTCCTGATCCTCGGGCGGCTCCCAGTCCATGTCGAACACGGCTTCCCGCGGGCGCACGTACCGTTCGGGACGTTCGTGGCAGTCGAGGCACCATTTCATGAACAGAGACTCGGTCTTCCAGATCAGCGGCATCTCGTCCACCCGTCCGTGGCAGGTCGAACAGCCGATTCCCTGGCGGACGTGAATCGAGTGGTCGAAGTAGGCGAAGTCCGGAAGATCGTGCACGCGGTTCCAGGCGATGGGCCGCCCCGTCGCGAAGCTCTCCCGCACGGGAGCCAGGAAGGGGCTTTCGGCCCAGACCTGCGCGTGGCAGTTCATGCACGTGCGGGTCGAAGGCATGCCGGCGAAAGGGCCTTCCTCGACGCCCGGGTGGCAATACCGGCAGTCGATCCCCAGGCCGCCCACGTGGTGAGCATGGCTGAACTGGACGGGTTGCTCGCGCGCGACGTAGACGCCCGTGGAATACGGCGCGTTGTACAGAAACGCGCCCGCCCCGAACGCCGCGGCCACCATCAGGAGCGCTCCGAACACGCTCGCCTTGGCGACCGGGTTCAGGGCGGGGTGAAAAACCTGGGCCATGAGGTTCCCTCCGGCGGGCCGATCCGGTCGCCGTCGAAACGGCTGAGCCCCGGCGGAGGGAAACGTTATGAGCGCCGCCGGCCCCCTTGCGGAATCGAGCCGGAGGCTCGACGCGGGCGGCGCGGCGGCGAACCGGCGAATCGCGGACGTCCGCTCAGGCCTTCCCTTCCTCGTACGCGGGGTGCAGGTGGACGGGCTGCTGCCTCTTCCGAAACCGCATGTTGAGCAGCTCGACCATGAGCGAGAAGGCCATCGCGAAGTAGATGTACCCCTTGGGAACGTGCTGCCCCAGGCCGTCGGCCGTCAGCATCACCCCGATGAGAAGAAGAAAGCTGAGCGCCAGGATCTTGACGCTGGGATGGCGGTTGACGAAACCGCTGATCGTTCCGGCGAAAACGAGCATCACGACCACGGCGATGAGCATCGCGGCCACCATGACCGGGATCTGGCGCGCCATCCCGACCGCGGTAATGACCGAGTCGAGCGAGAACACGATGTCGAGCGCCACGATCTGGGCCAGGAGGGCCCCGATGGAGGCGCGCCTTCCGTCGCCCTCCCTTCCCCCGTGCGCCCCCTCGAGTTTCTCGTAAATCTCATGCGTGGACTTGGCGATGAGAAAGAGACCCCCGAGCAGAAGGACGAGATCCTTTCCCGTGACGGCATGGGCCGGCAGCGGAATCGTGAAAAGCACCGTTTTGTCCAGTTTCATCACCCAGGAAATCGCGAAGAGGAGCGCCAGTCTCGCCACGAGCGCCAGCCCCAGGCCGAACCGGCGGACCTTCGCCTGCTGATCGGCCGGCAGCCGTCCTGCAAGTATCGAGATGAAAACGACGTTGTCGATTCCGAGCACGATTTCCATCACGGAGAGCGTGAGAAGCGCCACCAGCGCGTCGGCCGTCAAAAGTTCATCCATGCTGTGTCCCTCCTGCGCGCCGAGTATAGCTCATCCCCCTGTCCGGCTTCCTGAACATCGGCTCGGTCTCCCTTCCCCCGCGGGCGATCCCGTCGATTTCCCGGCCACAAAATGCGCCTCCCGGGCTTTATCCTGCGGGAACTGAAGCCTATGAGAACGCCGATGACCGATTTCGTTTCCCCTTGCAAGGGGCGTCCTTCCCGGCGCACGTTTCTGACGGTGAGCGCCTGGGGCCTGGGAAGTCTCGCGGCGCCGAAACTTCTCCGGGCGCGCGCGCGGGGGGCCAATCCCCGGGCGTCGGTCCTCTTCGTCCACCTGGCCGGAGGGCCTTCGCATCTGGAGACGTACGACCCCAAGCCCGACGCTCCGATCGAAATCCGCGGCCCCCTGGGCACCGTGCGCACGAGCCTGCCCGGCGTCCGCTTCGGGGAGCTCCTTCCCGAGCAGGCGCGCGTCGCCCACCGCCTCGCCGTCGTGCGCTCCGTCGCCCACGACCAGACGCAGCACGCCGGCGGCGACCACATCATCCAGACCGGCGTCCCGCTGCGCCGGGCCGCGGGGGACGACGAGGCCGCGCCCGAGGCCCCCGCGGTCGGATCCTTCGTGGCCCGGTTCCGCGGATCCGGCGTCCGCGGACTCCCGGCGTATGTCGCCGTCCCGCGCGCCGACCGGTTCGCCGGCCCGCATTTCCTGGGCGCGGCGTACGCTCCCTTCGAGACCGGCGGATATCCGGAAAGCGACGGGTTCCGTGTCCCCGCCCTGGTCCTGTCCAAGTCGCTCGATCGCCGTCGGCTCGAAGAACGCCTGGCGCTGCGGCGCCGCCTGGAGGAGGGCCGCCTCCTCGACGATCCTCGAGGGGTGGCCGAAGGCATGGACCGGTTCGCCGAGCAGGCCTTCGAGATCCTGGCCACCGGACGCGCCGAACAGGCCTTCAACATCCATGCGGAAGACCGCGCCGTGCGCGAACGCTACGGACGGACTCACTTCGGCCAGTGCCTTCTTCTGGCCCGCCGCCTCGCGGAGGCCGGAGTCCCGTTCGTCACGGTCCGCGACCCCGGGTGGGACCACCACGCCGACCTTGTCCGCGGCATGCGCGACCGCATGCCCCCCGTGGATCGCGCCCTCGCGGCGCTCGTCGCCGACGTCTACGAACGCGGGCTCGATCGCGACATCTTGATCGTGGTGACCGGGGAATTCGGACGCACCCCGCGCATGAACGCCGATGGCGGCCGGGACCATTGGCCCGGGGCCTACAGCGTCGTCTTCTCCGGAGGGGGCCTCAAGGTCGGCCAGATCGTCGGGGCCACTACGCGCGACGGAGCGTCTCCCGCCTCCGACGCCTACGGGCCCCAGGATGTCCTGGCGATGATCTATCGCCACATGGGCATCGATCCGGGCGCCACGGTGGAGGACGCCCTCGGCCGGCCGATTCCCCTCCTGGAGCGCTGCCGCTTCATCCGGGAACTGCTCTGATCGGCCGCCTCCACCGTTCCACGGACGAAACCCATGGCGGACCCAACGTGCCGGAAACGGAACGCCTGCGCCTCGTCGTGCGCCCTCCTCGCCTGAGGACAACCCCTCTGATATGATTGGTCCGGCTTTTGCGGCCCAGGAATCGGCCGATGCCCTACGAAACCGACGCCCTGTCCCCGACGCTCCGTCAGCAGGAAGCCTTTCTCGCGCTGGCGGAAACGCTTCCGGTTCTGATCGCCCTCATCCAGGGCGACAAGCTCGTCTACGTCAATCCCGCCGGGTGCGCCATGCTGGGGTATCCGCCCGGATACTTCGTGGGACGGAACTTCTGGGAGGCCGTCTCGCCGGCCGATCAGGAAGCGGCCCGGGAGCGCGGGCGCGCGCGGCAGGCGGGAGTTCCCCAGCCCCGCCGGTTCGTTGAGCGCCTCCGCCATGCCGACGGCCGCGACGTCTGGATCGATTACTCCGTGGACCTCCTCACGCTGGACGGGAAGATCACCACGCTCGTGACCGGCCAGGACGTCACCGAGCGGCGCCGCATGGAGGACGAGCTTCGCCGAAACGAGGAGCTCTTCCGGAGCGCCTTCGAACATGCGGCCGCCGGAAAGGCCCTCATCGGATCGGACGGACGCTTTCTCCGCGTGAATCCCTCCCTGTGCCGCATGGTCGGGCTTTCGGAAGAGGAGGTCCTCGCCTCGCCCGTCGAGGCCCTGATTCATCCCGAGGAGCGCGAAGCGATTTTCCGCCTGGTCACCGGTCTGCTGACATCGGGCCGCCCGTCGGCCTCCCGGGAAACCCGCCTGATCCGCAAGGACGGCCGCCCCGCCTGGGCGCTGCTGAACGTCACCCGCGTGGGGAGCGAGGAGTGCTGCGTCCCCCACCTCCTGGTCGAGTTCCACGACGTCACCGAGCGCCGCGAGGCCGAGCGGCTTCTGAAGGAAAGCGAGGCCCGCC
Coding sequences:
- a CDS encoding cytochrome c yields the protein MVARRLGVVAFAFLVACEQAMTDEGRLKPLGRNAFFEYGQSARPRPAGTVARGERSGDALLETGRLGGELSPVFPFPVDRAALERGRARYGVFCAPCHDAVGTGAGMIVQRGFRAPPSFHTDRLRRAPPGHFFEVITRGVGAMPAYDDLIAPRRRWEIVAYVRALQLSQGARREDVPPDVLRRLEAP
- a CDS encoding DUF3341 domain-containing protein; the protein is MTGRGGLFGVLAEFERKEDLLAAARKVHAEGYRKVEAYAPFPVEGLAEALGMDRTRLPWVVLAGGLTGAAGGFFMQVFASAVDDPLNIGGRPTASWPAFVVIAFELAILFGGLSALLGMLALNGLPQPYHPVFNVPRFALASQDRFFLSVEADDPRFDPDRTRTLLAELRPVGIYDVER
- the nrfD gene encoding NrfD/PsrC family molybdoenzyme membrane anchor subunit, yielding MTPRPPVVRPGHTYASVTEKISAVVLSGRMPRSWTAGAAAGLALVLLFFYAVGLLFSAGIGIWGVNVPVSWGFAIVNFVWWIGIGHAGTLISAILLLMRQSWRTSINRFAEAMTLFAVACAAVYPLLHLGRPKFWYWLFPYPNTMGLWPQFRSPLVWDVFAVFTYGLTSLLFWYMGLIPDLATMRDRARGRFARAVYGFLAMGWRGAARHWLRYETAYVLLAGLATPLVVSVHTVVSFDFAISILPGWHSTVFPPYFVAGAIFSGFAMVVTLAVPLRKAYGLEDFITECHLDNMGKVMLATGLVVAYGYLMETFFSWYGGSRYEAAMMADRLGGAYAPAYWGTLACNVLATQALWFRAVRRRPLPLFGAALVINVGMWLERYVIVVQSLHRDYLPSAWHMYYPTVWDWATFAGTIGLFLTLFHLFVRLLPSISMFELRALVPPAPGEARG
- a CDS encoding 4Fe-4S dicluster domain-containing protein, giving the protein MSDDPRGPVFWRTFDERAGRPEGREFIPDPEGGPRRREFLAFLGASFALAGTAGCGKPPSEPILPYVHPPEAFLPGKPLFFATALTLHGRALGVLVESHLGRPTKVEGNPDHPASLGATDAFAQASLLSLYDPERSQAALRRGQIGTWSAFLEEAGAALEAQRARGGRGLRLLSEQTTSPTLAAEIEELRREFPEARWYAYEPAEDEAARQGLRLAFGQEVAPVYDFLRADVVVSLDADFLTGGAHPVRYARDFMARRHAPERFNRLYVLESTPTGTGAAADHRFPLRARDIAGFAAALAAQLGPAEGDGDAASNEVRAIARDLRRRAGACVLLAGPSQPPEVHALVHLLNVRLGNRGRTVNYIEAPERPFDRGPEALGRLVEEMRAGRVEVLVLLGGNPVYNAPADLDFAEALRRVPFSVRLGVYEDETSAHCLWHLPEAHPLETWGDARAFDGTATIQQPLISPLTGGRSALEVVAALRARPAPSGYDRVRAAWRARWGPDAFEERWRAALEKGVVPGTAAAPRDVRPREDFVPGVAARSGSGLEVVFRPDPSVWDGRFAANAWLQELPKPISKLTWENPAVVGPATAWRFGLSSGDVVELRRGGRAVTGPVWVQPGHPEGTVTLHLGFGRRRAGRVGTGRGFSAYVLRTSEAPWVGADLELRRTGARVAPATTQGHHLLHGRPIVRRATLEEFRRNPDFAREAAPAPGPEESLYPEFQSEPYAWGMAINLSACTGCNACVVACQAENNVPAVGPEEVRRSREMHWLRIDLYYEGSPENPRMHFQPMLCQHCEKAPCEVVCPVAATSHSGEGLNEMTYNRCIGTRYCSNNCPYKVRRFNFFQYADTRTPVLQLLWNPDVTVRSRGVMEKCTYCVQRINRARIEARKEGRRIRDGEVVTACQAACPTRAIVFGDAGDPETEVSRRKRSPLNYGVLAELNTRPRTTYLARLVNPNPELSP
- a CDS encoding cytochrome c3 family protein — translated: MAQVFHPALNPVAKASVFGALLMVAAAFGAGAFLYNAPYSTGVYVAREQPVQFSHAHHVGGLGIDCRYCHPGVEEGPFAGMPSTRTCMNCHAQVWAESPFLAPVRESFATGRPIAWNRVHDLPDFAYFDHSIHVRQGIGCSTCHGRVDEMPLIWKTESLFMKWCLDCHERPERYVRPREAVFDMDWEPPEDQEARGRALVREYGIRKPRDCSVCHR
- a CDS encoding TerC family protein, translating into MDELLTADALVALLTLSVMEIVLGIDNVVFISILAGRLPADQQAKVRRFGLGLALVARLALLFAISWVMKLDKTVLFTIPLPAHAVTGKDLVLLLGGLFLIAKSTHEIYEKLEGAHGGREGDGRRASIGALLAQIVALDIVFSLDSVITAVGMARQIPVMVAAMLIAVVVMLVFAGTISGFVNRHPSVKILALSFLLLIGVMLTADGLGQHVPKGYIYFAMAFSLMVELLNMRFRKRQQPVHLHPAYEEGKA
- a CDS encoding DUF1501 domain-containing protein codes for the protein MTDFVSPCKGRPSRRTFLTVSAWGLGSLAAPKLLRARARGANPRASVLFVHLAGGPSHLETYDPKPDAPIEIRGPLGTVRTSLPGVRFGELLPEQARVAHRLAVVRSVAHDQTQHAGGDHIIQTGVPLRRAAGDDEAAPEAPAVGSFVARFRGSGVRGLPAYVAVPRADRFAGPHFLGAAYAPFETGGYPESDGFRVPALVLSKSLDRRRLEERLALRRRLEEGRLLDDPRGVAEGMDRFAEQAFEILATGRAEQAFNIHAEDRAVRERYGRTHFGQCLLLARRLAEAGVPFVTVRDPGWDHHADLVRGMRDRMPPVDRALAALVADVYERGLDRDILIVVTGEFGRTPRMNADGGRDHWPGAYSVVFSGGGLKVGQIVGATTRDGASPASDAYGPQDVLAMIYRHMGIDPGATVEDALGRPIPLLERCRFIRELL